CTGCCACAGATGAAACTGTTACTAGCATGAAAACCATTGCTATTGGGCTTTGTTCTATGTTTGAAAGACTGGAAGAAATTCCTTAGAGTTATataatttatgtaaataaagCAACTCAACCAGAGAAAGAATAAGCAAAccaaatccttttctttttgtgcccAAGACTCAGTTGTGGGCTGTTACTGAGTTAATCTCAACCTTTTCAAACAATTTTGTAGATGAGAATCCAGCATGGGATTTGAGCAATACCAGTTCAGAATCGAGTAACATGCAACTTTCCTCTTACATTAAAGAAGTTTACCCCTAATTTCAAAGCCACAGTATCAAGCAAATAAATCTCCAGCTATTTTGCTACTCCCTAACAGATTTCTCTGTCCTGCCAGGGCCTTCACCACTAAAACCATGCCAGCAGTCCTCCACAGGGAAACAAAGTCCAAAACCACGTTGGCTAAAAAAGCCTCtcttcagaaaatgtgtcaCTATGTAGTAAAACGGTTTcagagcaatattttttttttttagttcctaACTAGCATAGTTATGATAGctaatttttaaagttcttaTGTCTGACTGAACTGCTACTACATCCTTCCCACTTCATCCCTGCTTGGTATGTCagaagaaaagagcagagaaaagtaATACCTGAACTTTTGGAAGGATAGAAACAATGGAGACAGTAATGCACAGGATCATGTTAAAGCTTATGAAGAACTTGTTCTCAGTGCAGTCATCAGGTTTCGTGTAGAAAACGTAGAAGAGAATTGACAAAAACCAGGGACAAGGCATAGAACAAGCTTGTACAGGACAACAgagctggagggaaaaaaattacattacacATATAGTTTTAGTAGTACATCTAAAATGCCTTAATGTCCAGCTAACACTGCAAGAAGACACTCTTTCTTCCTCACCTGGCAGTCTGGGTCACAAAACCAGACTAGGAGGGTGCATTTTTGAAAGGTATGGCTAAATTTCTGCTTGGGCTCACTAAGCAGCATAGCACAGAGCAAGGCCAGGGGAAACATGACTTGCCTCTCAGCAGCAGTTTAATTAGTTTAACTGCTATCAGGCCACAGTGGCATAATGAGAGAGTGCTTTTTGCACACTTCTCATGGACATTTACCTGCCCTGGATTCCTGTGCTTGAGGTCACCTATTTTTGTTTCCACTCTGTTCTTTGTAAGAAGCCACAAAATAACTGTTGCAGCACCCTTAGCTATGAGCTAAGAACCACAACAATTAGCACTTTGTAATTAGtgggcagctggggagcaggcaCCAAGGCACACTCAgtgtggcactgcagccactgtcacagacacaacggagctgctggggacacagcaggggaggggcagagcagagtcAGGCTTGAAGGGAaccaggctctgagctctgcacacaccCTGCAAACCAGGCAAGTGTGGTTTATTAGAACCCTCAGATGTGCTACTCACAAGcctaaaatatttcacattttatggaacaagaaaaaggaaacactgCTGCTATTAATTTCAGGTGTTTACAGCTGTGACTCAGGGACACTGTGCAGTTTAATTCTAGGTATGTCTGCAAACCAGTAAATGATATTCTGTAGGGTACTGGCCAGTAAAAACAAATCCTTTACAGGTTAAGATTCTTACCTGCATACCAGCATTTAGAATTCCCCTCTTCCATTTTCTCAACCCAGCTCTCATTCCAAGAGTGAGCAAAATCCACAAGTAGAACCAACTGGATAAGAATGAAGCAGAAGGCTCCAGAAACACCAATCCAAAACCAAGCTAAAAAAAggtgcaagaaaaaaaaaggttagtTTTCATCATGTGCATGCTAcctctgtttaaaaacaaaaaagctccTAATtatactgcagaaaaataatgaaaaaaactgaaactgtAATTAGAAATGCAGATGCTGTTAATCACTTTGCCTCAATTTGACAGGAGCATGGAAGGAGTCCCAGCTCTTCAGGGATGCAGCCACTGCTGGTCACACATTTTCAGAATGAGACAACATCTAACATGTGGCATCTCTGTGTACATAAGTGCCATCATGCCACATTTCTTTGAGGGTCAACAACCCTTTCAGGTTTCTCTGATGTGGCCAGACAGCAGAGGTTTCCCACACAGATTTTTCAGACTCTAGGGAAGTATTTAGCACTTGTCAGTGTCCCAAGTTGCCCCCAGTCTAGTGTCAGAAGACTTAGCTCAGTAGTGGCTGTCTCACGAAGTAGAAAATTACTAATAACCAAAAGCTATTAGGTTGAAAAGGGATTTCTTATTGCCATAACTTCAGCTGGTCACCAAAATACTGGATGGACCAAGGTACTCCAACAAAGATGGGCAGAAACTGCATCTTCTACAAAAGAACTTTCAGTATTGCCAATTAATCTGTGAAAAGGTTTGAGCTTATACAAGTCAGAATTCCATGATGAACATTAACTGTACCTCTTGTGAAAGGCCCTTCAGGGATATAAAATGCTCCAACCATGATAGCCACGATGGCAGCTATTTTGAAGAACCAGAACCTTTAAAAGAAGATAGAAATCATAAATATTGGTCTTACCCCACACACAGTCAGTTCCCACACAGTAGTCATGTGCTCTTACATGATCTGTAAGCAGCTtggtcctgctccagccagggcttTGGATCATGTGATGCTGCTGACCAGGGAGGTTGAGGacttcccatccctggaagtgctcaaggccgggctggatggggctctgagccacctggtccagtggaaagtgcccctgcccacagcagggggttGGAAGTGGATGGtcttaaggtctcttccaactcaaaccattctgtaattttatgattctatgtgCTCCAAAAGTCCCTTTCCAATTAAATGACTCTATGATGATTCAGTCATCTCGCCCGAAACTAACTCAGTTAAATCAGGGAATTGGAAATCAGAAACCAGCTTCTGCTGGCTGAGTCAGACTGGCCTTGAGAGTGACCCAATGAGTGCCAGAGGCAGCCCAAGGCTGGGGATATAAACTATCTGCAATCTGACATCTCTGTGGAAATAGAGAGCACTGCCCTTTTAGTTGTCCCACCTCAGAGTGGCACCCTCAACCAGCACACTGAACATCTTAAATAAATAGGGAGCTTTTAAGGAGCCCAAAGCACTACTCTGTACTGGGTCCAAAAGAAAGCCAAAGCTGTCTGTGTATGCACAAAGGAATTTCCACTGTGTTCAGCAGAGAAGCTGGAAGgaggaaagcagctggaaggaagGGCAGCCAGCTGGCTCACACATACCCATTGTGTATGGAAGCTCTGGGGTCGTTACTGGTTTTCACTTCTATcatgagcagggagaggaggaagaagaacaCGGCCATGGCAAAGCTGACACGATAGACAGCTCTGTACCCCACAAACACATCACAGCTGACAAAGCCCTCCAGGTGGGGGATCTGCGTGTGGAGCCCGTCATCACAAAATCCAGGAATCTGGGTAAAGATAAATTCACATTCCATTGTGAATTTACATTCCATTGTGAATTTACATTCCATTGTGAATTCACGTCTGCCTTTGCAATTAAATTTTTCAAGTCCTGTAACAGCCAAGGCTTTCAATCAAAAAACCTCTGAGAGATCAGAGAACAAAAGATCTTGTGCTCAGACCTTATTATCATCTGTCTCTCCCCGTGTCAACACTTTTCACCCAGGGAGATTAAGATACCACAGCAGCAGGCCTCTGATAACAACTGACAGTCTCCAGGTCTGGTCAGATTTCAGAGACCAGGCATGCACTAAAAATGGAACATTCACAGAATTTGCTGTTTCAGCCAGAAGCCATTCAGTACACCCAGCCTCCCAACTCAGGAACAAGGACACTTGGGTGTTCGTGTCTCACACATAATCCATTCCAAGTAAAGAAAATCAATAGTCACTGGCACAAGTAATGGCATTTAAAACAGTCAGAAAAAGATTTTCCCCCTCCATACCTTTTTCAGCTGCTCTTCCATGCCTGGTGCCAGCATAATGCAGGCAAGTGCAGTActaaggaggaggaggaaggcatAGATAAGACGTGTCACTGTCGAATTCTTGCTGTTGGGGCAACATCGGCACAGCAAACACGAGGCACCGCTGCATAGACAGGGAATCTGAAGGGCACAGACAGGAATAGTAAGGGCATTCCCCTCGAAGCTGACACCTGCGCGTTAGGCGACACCGAGAGGAAAACCCGAACCGCATTTAGAGACATCCACTCCCGGGCCGCACAGATAAGCCGCTAATCGGGGTTTTTGTCAGCGCGTTTGCGAACACCCCGCAGATAACCGGGTTTATCGGCCTGGGCTGCCCCGGGGGCCTCGCCAGGGTGGGCCCCTTCCGCCAGCCACCCGTTCTGGCAAGTacagggctggctccagccGGGCACCGCTCCGCTCGGAGGGGCTGGAGCCGCCCCGGCTCCGGCGTGACCGGGCCCGCGCCCGCGGAGACTCCGCGTGGTCCCACCCAGGGCCCGACCCGGGCCGCCAGCGGAGGCGCCGCTGCGGGCCGGCCGCTCTCCCAGAGATGTGAGGGGAGGTTCGGGGTGTGAGGGGAGGCTCGAGGCGGGAGCAGAGCCCGCACTCACCCAGCTGGCCAGCGAGCAGACCCCGAGCACGGCCCCCatggcgccgccgccgccgccctccgCCCGCTTCCGGCTTCCGCCCACTGCCCGCGGCCGGGGGCGGTGCCAGCCGGGCTCCGCCCCGAGCCCCCATCGCCGCCTCTCATTGGCTGCTTCCCAGCGCGGGGATGGCCTCCCGCCAATGAGAAGGCGCGATACAGCCGCGCGCCaggaggaggagcgggaggGTCGGCGAGGGCAGGGGCGGGGCGATGTTGTTTATCAACACTGCTTCCGCCTTCGCGGATGGGAAGGGAGGACGCTGATTGGTCAGAAGGCCAGCGAGTGGGCGGTTCCTACAGCGTGACAGCCAATGAGTGAGGCCGCTGGGCAGCCCGGCAGAGTTCCATAGCGGCCCGCGGCCGCTGGGGGCGCTCGGCGGTGCCGAGGCGCGCAGCCGTTGCCATGGCAGCAGCGCGGGTGACGGGCACCGGGCCTGCACCGGGGGATTGGCACCGGGCcggcgccgccccgcccggcaTTGTGACACAGCACCCCGCGTTTCCCTTCCCCTGGGCACCGGCAGCCGGTCGTGCCCCGGGTAACCCCGAGCCCTCGGGCCCCCGGGCGCGCCCGGCGCGGTGACAGGCGTCACAAGCGGGCTGCCGGAGGAAGCGAGCCACTTCTGTCACTTCATGTCGAGCCTGTGTGGATCGTGGTGCGAGCAATGGCCGTGGCccaggggctggtggcactgctgtcacctgccctgccagggcgCCAGGGACCTGCTCAGCCTCTCGGTGCTGTTTGAGCCTGGCAGAATCTGTAACTCATTCCCACTCCTGAGCGGTCATGGTAACAGACGCAAGTGCTTGTGCCCCAGCACTCACATCACACAGAATGTCCCAGGGTGGGACAGATCTATCAGGATCATGGAGCCCGCTACCGGGGACACGAATGTCCCAGTTTGGGACAGTTCCATCAGGattgtcactataggacacgaaacaATACGAGTGCACGCGTTGTTGCTTTtaaggtgaagaaaagggaaacttATTTTCTGATTCTAACCTTTATAGTTTTTTTcaaagtgacagtggattggagggtggaagtgccacctctccaatgacactggacaaactaaCAGtttatcaaatttctcttcttctgtgaaagaatgcaaaacaataagttatttacagaaagtgtgtgagaaagttcattacaagaatgtaaacatcagaaggcttagaaaatcttgaaaaatcaGGGCGACACAGGATCATGgagccctgctcacagccctgagaATCCCAGCACTCACATCACACAGAATGTCCCAGGGTGGGACAGATCCATCGGGATCATGGagcccagctcacagctgtgtgTGAACAGCCTGGGAACCCCACtgtgtgcctgagagtgttgtccaaacactccttgagctctggcaggctTGGGGcagtgaccactgccctggggagcctgtcccagcctgtcctttgggatgaagaaccttttcctaacaCCACTTTGCTGCCCCTCTTTTCCTTTATGACTCGCTGAGCACTGTCCATGGATTTTGGCCTGTAGTGTTAAACAGGACTCTGGGTGGAAATGGGAAAGCTCAGGAGCTTTTCAGAGGTGGAGTTTCTCAAGGTgacatttctgcagcagttcaCACACAGTTCATACTGCACAGCTGCAAAAGCTGCAGGTGGGCTCCTTTAACATGGGAGAAGAGGAAGGTGGAGGAGTCAGGTGAAAGGAGATGTTGTTttgcagctgcccagagcacagTGCTGGGTCTGGATTGCCAGCaccctgcacaggctgcagcctggaggagtTGGAGAGGGACAGCTGAGTGATTTCACTCCTCCTCACAGAAGTCTGGGAGCAAATGAAATGGATGAGAGTTGGCTGTGATGATGTAACAGCACAAGGATTTGACAAAAGTTTGCACAGAGGTTTAGGAAAGCAGTCTGCATTGGTTTTAATTGGCATTAGTGTTGCACAATATCACAGGGCAGAACTGACCAGCTGGGGTTACAGGATATTTTCTGGCTCTAACAGTTCCAGCTATTGCACATCACTTTACACTCTGTCAGACCCTTCACACAGTCCCTGTCCAAAAAACCTGCTTCCATCACAGAAAGGCACTAATAATCAGAATGACAGCTTTACTGCCATCTAAAATTGCCAAGAAATGACAAAGAGCATCCAGTAAACCTGCCACTTATTTTCCACAGCAGTTTTAACACTCAGAATATATGAACACTGTGTTAACAGTATCATCTCATGCAATCAGCCTTATTCATGAGGACATACAGGCTTCTTTCAGAAAAAGGTCACTCCATAAATCATTGGAACTGTGCTTCTTTCAGATAATAGATGAGCCTTTACTTTATTgctgatgtatttttattacCCTTCTGGTTGCAGCAGCGGGATCTCTAAGAAGGCTTTTGCCATATCCCTGCTCCCTCACTGTTTGTTCCAGTGAATATATGCAGAATAAAGGCACAATCACAAATTCTGTGCTCCCAGTAATCCTGGGCAAATAACTCAAATACATTGGAATATTGTGTATTGGTAATGCAGTGATGAAACTCATCTACATCTTGAACCTGCAAGTGTTTTCTTCTCAGGAAATTTATGAGACAAATAGTTTTGTTAAGTACTAGTGATCCTCCACTGGGTTATGCTGGGCACAGACGAAGGATGCAgataaaaagctttttccttccACTGTCCACGTAACAAGAGATTTCCAAGCGCTCATTTTACTTCCCAGCATAAACCCCCTCTGATTCTGCATCACATCACCTAAACCCCTACATGTTTAACAGGAGATAAGGATGAAGTCAGCCTAAGGACTGTCAGCTCTGGGAACGAGACAGGATGTGGCAGGAGGTTATCCTGGTTTGTACAAAAATACCCTGCTCTGGTTTGTTAATCAGCTCTgacagcagaaagaaatggtGCATCCCTTCTGTATCTATACATTACATCCCATACATATGTGAGCTGAAATGCCTAGAATAAACCCCTTGGAATTAGGtaatatttaaaggaaatgtgTCAGATTTAGTCATTTGAAAGCAGTTCTCTGCAGTTCCTTTGTGCAACTGAGCTCATAAAAAATTGTCACTCAAGCTTGTGCGTTAGTGCTATTCTTGTTACTCTCAAGGGTCTCCTTTCTGTGATAACAAAAACGCAGAATTTTTCCTGATCTTCCCCTGAGTATGTGAGAGTTCCTGCTTTGCATGGGCTGTGTTTTTGCAGGTAATAGATCACACAGACACATTATAATTGAATAATCCTTTGACCATCCAGAATCTTTCAGTCAGGCAATGGGAACTGCAACTTGGAATGGCCGTGCCAAACTgtctgtaaaaattaaaaaattataatcagACATTGTCTGTGTTTCTACAACAGCATTGGCTTGACTCAAATGCAGGTCTAAACATCTTACTGTGCTCTGACCTGCATAAACTTCCAAATTTAGGTGTATTGGCATCATCTTTCTAATATAATCCTCCTAATTATTTGGCTTCTGTAAAGTGTTTAGCTTTACGCTACATTTACATCTGTGCTTTGATTTGAGCCCCCGAGCATAAAGAATTACAGTTTTCTTGGAACAactgtttttccagctgtttaGTCCAGAATTTGAGTTGAGCTCTGCCCAACCATTCAGATTTTAAGCAGTGCTTTGAGAACAGCTGTCAAAGCCCTCATCCATGAGGAGGTCAGTCACGAGATAATGGGCAAAATACTGCTATGGCTGGCACCACCAGTGGGTTTAATTAGTCTTTAAACAATCAGAGTTAACAGCTTCTACAAAATCACAATGCACAGCAGGGTAGGAAGTCATGCCAAGTATAAATATTGGAAAGTTTGTGGATG
The genomic region above belongs to Camarhynchus parvulus chromosome 20, STF_HiC, whole genome shotgun sequence and contains:
- the SERINC3 gene encoding LOW QUALITY PROTEIN: serine incorporator 3 (The sequence of the model RefSeq protein was modified relative to this genomic sequence to represent the inferred CDS: deleted 1 base in 1 codon) is translated as MGAVLGVCSLASWIPCLCSGASCLLCRCCPNSKNSTVTRLIYAFLLLLSTALACIMLAPGMEEQLKKIPGFCDDGLHTQIPHLEGFVSCDVFVGYRAVYRVSFAMAVFFFLLSLLMIEVKTSNDPRASIHNGFWFFKIAAIVAIMVGAFYIPEGPFTRAWFWIGVSGAFCFILIQLVLLVDFAHSWNESWVEKMEEGNSKCWYAALLSCTSLFYALSLVFVILFYVFYTKPDDCTENKFFISFNMILCITVSIVSILPKVQEHQPRSGLLQSSVITLYTMYLTWAAMSNEPERNCNPSLLNIITQIAAPTAVPANATVPPATPAPPKSLQWWDAQSVVGLVIFVLCLLYSSIRSSSNSQVNKLTLSGSDTAILEDTVGTGSGTAEEGEVRRVTDNEKDGVQYSYTFFHFMLFLASLYIMMTLTNWYSPDADFKTMTSKWPAVWVKITSSWVCLLLYLWTLVAPLVLTNRDFT